GTACGACTTCGTGCCGGGAACCGAGTACGGATCGGGCTTCCCGATGCGCACGACGCGGGGCATCGAGCGCACCGAATGGGTGAGCACCGACCAGGTCGAGTGGTACCAGGACGCGTCGGTCGTCGACGCCGGGTGGGAGGTCCGCGACATCCAGCGGGCGTACGAGCCCGGACAGAAGGTCGAGACGAGCTACTTCGGGCCGATCGTGCGTCCGTACGTCGGGCCGGGCTACTGGGCCCCGAATCGCACCGGCGACTACGCGCAGGTCAACCTGCCGTCGTGGGCCGACGGCGCGAACGCCGATCACACGGGTGCCTTCGACACGTACTCCGGCGCCGCCGACCGGTCGCAGCTCACCGAGGTCTACCTCGACGGCGAGCTCGCCGCATCGGCGCCGTTCCAGGGCGCGACCGTCTGGGATCTCCCCGACGGCGAATCCGAATGGCGGGTCGTGAACACCGCGACGCACGACGGCACGTACCTGGCATCCTCGACCTCGACCACGACCGAGTGGACGTTCCGGTCCACGGGCGCGGCGAGCGACTCCAGCCGGCAGCTCCTGCCGATGCTGCAGGCCTTCTACGACGTCGACCTCGACGACTCGGGCAAGGCGGGCGCCGAGCGCAAGCGCGGCGAGTCGGTCGAGCTCGGGCTCGAAGTCGGACACGTCGCCGAGGCATCCGGCATCGCGGCGATCTCCGGCGCGACGCTCGAGGCGCGGGTCGCCGGCGGCGGCTGGAAGAAGGTCGCGCTCAAGAAGACGGCAGCCGACACGACCGTCGATGCGCCGTCGCCCGACGGTGCGCCGATGTTCTCCGAGGGGCGCGACCTCGTGACGGCGTACGCGGCGAAGCTCGTCGTGCCCGACGCCGGCGCGTGGGTCGACCTGCGGGTGACGGCGACGGATGCCGCGGGCGCGACGTTCAGCCAGGAGATCGAGCGGGCGTTCGAGGTCGCGGCGGCGAAGAAGGGCGGCGGGAACGGCGGCCACCCCGGGAACGGCGGCGGCCACCCCGGGAACGGCGGCGGCGGTCACGGCGGCTGGGGCTGGCCCGGCTGGCACGGTGGCGGCCACCCCTGACCTGATCGGGAGGCGATCGAGCGATCGGGAGGACCGGACCTTCGGGTTCGGTCCTCCCCTTCGTGCGGGATCCTCCCGAACGTTCAGTCGAGCGGCAGTTCGTCGCCCGGGGTGTCGCCCGCGGCCGCGACGCCCCGGCGGCGACGCCGAACCCGCGGCGCATCGAGCCCGAGGTGCACGCGCGTGCGGCGGCGTTCGATGACGATGAACGTCGCGCCGAGCACCCAGAGCGGTACCTGCGTGAGGAACGCGATGCGGAACGCCTCGAGCGTGTAGGCGTCGGGCGTTCCGGCGCCCTGGGCGTCCATGGCGAGGCCGATGAAGAGGATCGCGAGCAGGGCCGCGAGGAACCCGCCGACGTTCACGATGCCCGTGGCCGTGCTGAGCCGGTGCGCCGGGTTGAAGGTGCGCGCGTGGTCGAAGCCGATCATCGAGGCCGGGCCGCCCGTGCTCATCGCGAACGCGAGCACGAACAGGAGCCAGAGCGGCGACTGGCCCGGCCAGGCGATCACCACGAGCCAGACGACGGCCTGCAGGCCGATGATCGGCAGCACGAGCATGCGCGAGCGGCGCATCGGATGCCGGCTCGAGAGGGCGCCGATCACCGGCCCCGAGAGCATGCCGCACACGACGTAGACGCTGAACACGAGCGAGGCGACCGGCGCGCTGAGCCCCTCGCCGACGGTCAGGAACGGGAAGCCCCAGAGCAGCATGAACGCGGTGCCCGAGAAGGGCGTCGTGAAGTGCGACCAGAACGCGAGCCGGGTCGCCGGATGCGCCCACGACTGGCGGAAGCCCTCGCGGAAGTCGACCGACGAGCGCACGATCTGGATCGCGCCCGTCTGGGTGTCGACCGAGACGTCCTCGGCCCGGTCGGGCGGACGGTTGCGGATCACGGCGAACGTCAGCACGGTGAACAGCAGGCCGAGGCCGGCGAGGCTGCCGAACGCGATCGTCCACGTGGTCGCGTGCAGCAGGGCGGCGAGCGGGAAGATCGCGGCGAGCTGGCCGAACTGGCCGAGGATGCCGGTCATCTGCACGAGGAACGGTGCCTGCCTCGCCGGGAACCACACGGCGACCACGCGCAGCACGCTCGGGAACACGGCCGCGTCGCCGGCGCCGACGAGCATGCGCGCGACGATCGCCCATCCGACATCGGGCGCGAACGCGAGCACGGCCTGGCCGATCGCCATGAGGGCCATGCCGATCGTGATCATGGGTCGAGCGCCGATGCGGTCGAGCAGCACGCCCACCGGGATCTGCATGCCGCCGTAGACCGCGAGCTGGATCACCGCGAACATCGAGAGGGTCGAGGCATCCGCGTCGAATCGCACCGCCGCATCGACGCCGACGGCCGAGAGCGAGGTGCGGTTCGTGATCGAGAGCATGTACGCGGCGACGCCGACGCCCCAGATGAGCCACAGGCGCCACGGGGGCACCTGGGCGAACGCGGGTGCCGCGGGCGTGGGAATGCTCACCAGTCCATCTTCACCCCTCGGGAAGACGCGCACGTGCGCGGCGGCTGCGTCCTGGGCGCGGAATGGGCTACACTTTGGGGCATACCGTCCAGTCGGTATGCCCGGCCCTGCTCCGGCACGGCCGCGGCATCCGCACACCGCGAACTCGAAGGGGAGACGCGTGCAGAGGTTCGAATCGAGCGTAGCGCTCATCACCGGCGGCAGCCGGGGCATCGGCCTGGCGATCGCGAGACGCCTCGTCGACGAGGGCGCCCACGTCGTCATCACCGGGCGCTCGCAGGAGTCGCTCGACGCGGCCGTCGCCGACCTCGGGATCGACGACGCCACCGGGCGGCCCCGCGCCACCGGCATCGCCGGCAAGGCCGACGACCCGGAACACCGCGCCGCCGTCTTCGCCCACATCTCCTCGCACCACGGCCGCCTCGACCACCTCGTGAACAACGCCGGCGTCAACCCGGCCTATGGTCCGGCGCTCGAGATCGAGACGTCCGCGATCCGCAAGATCCTCGAGGTCAACGTGATCGCCGCGCTCGAGTGGACCCGTGACGCCGTCGCCGCAGGGCTCAGTCGCTCGATCGTCAACCTCTCGTCGATCTCCGCGGTGGCCGCGGCCCCCGGCATCGCGTTCTACGGCGTCTCGAAGGCGGCGCTCATGAACCTCACGATCCAACTCGCGCACGAGCTCGCGCCCGGCATCCGCGTCAACGCCGTCGCCCCGGCCGTCATCAAGACCGCCTTCGCCCGCGCGCTCTACGAGGGCCGCGAGGCCGAGGTCGCCGCCGAGTACCCCATGCAACGCCTGGGCGTGCCCGACGACGTGGCGGGCCCCGTCGCGTTCCTCCTCTCCGAGGACGCCGCGTGGATCACCGGGCAGACGATCCTCATCGACGGCGGCTCGAGCCTGCGGCCGATCGGCTGAGGCCCGGCCCACCCGACGACGACTCCCGGCGCCGGCCCGCGACATCCGCCACCGACATCCCGAACCCGACACAGAGACGAGAACCACATGAAGGAGACCAGCGTCGCCGACGACGTGATGCGAGCGGCCGTCGAGCTGTTCGCCGCGAACGGGTACGCGAACACGAGCGTGCA
This genomic interval from Agromyces sp. Leaf222 contains the following:
- a CDS encoding nitrate/nitrite transporter, with the protein product MLSITNRTSLSAVGVDAAVRFDADASTLSMFAVIQLAVYGGMQIPVGVLLDRIGARPMITIGMALMAIGQAVLAFAPDVGWAIVARMLVGAGDAAVFPSVLRVVAVWFPARQAPFLVQMTGILGQFGQLAAIFPLAALLHATTWTIAFGSLAGLGLLFTVLTFAVIRNRPPDRAEDVSVDTQTGAIQIVRSSVDFREGFRQSWAHPATRLAFWSHFTTPFSGTAFMLLWGFPFLTVGEGLSAPVASLVFSVYVVCGMLSGPVIGALSSRHPMRRSRMLVLPIIGLQAVVWLVVIAWPGQSPLWLLFVLAFAMSTGGPASMIGFDHARTFNPAHRLSTATGIVNVGGFLAALLAILFIGLAMDAQGAGTPDAYTLEAFRIAFLTQVPLWVLGATFIVIERRRTRVHLGLDAPRVRRRRRGVAAAGDTPGDELPLD
- a CDS encoding SDR family oxidoreductase, translated to MQRFESSVALITGGSRGIGLAIARRLVDEGAHVVITGRSQESLDAAVADLGIDDATGRPRATGIAGKADDPEHRAAVFAHISSHHGRLDHLVNNAGVNPAYGPALEIETSAIRKILEVNVIAALEWTRDAVAAGLSRSIVNLSSISAVAAAPGIAFYGVSKAALMNLTIQLAHELAPGIRVNAVAPAVIKTAFARALYEGREAEVAAEYPMQRLGVPDDVAGPVAFLLSEDAAWITGQTILIDGGSSLRPIG